Proteins encoded together in one Carassius auratus strain Wakin chromosome 32, ASM336829v1, whole genome shotgun sequence window:
- the elp5 gene encoding elongator complex protein 5 yields MLLDVTQTGGGFILVEDTVQCSGRGLLRCFINAALKRGEDVHVLGFESPEAEVCAGLDSSCVHRLHFHKGFPDPLGWTRRSSFTVERFTSQHITQLFKDTQRAKASVLVVDSLSMVLRHHDPVVFSQTLQELRKGGVIKTIIGLLHSDLHQQGIVGIVCHLASTVISVAPADNERNSVAKTTRRTKSGKVMQEEEYFSVSEDATLSVQAKPRQPGRGQKEPDVCETDPTSNLTFNLRLSEDERRAKEKVALPFVFSQQKKSALLRPAPGSGRIVYEPDASDDFDEEDPDDDLDV; encoded by the exons ATGCTGCTGGATGTGACTCAGACTGGAGGAGGATTCATCCTCGTGGAGG ACACCGTGCAGTGCTCCGGTAGAGGACTCCTCCGGTGCTTCATTAATGCAGCACTGAAGAG GGGCGAGGACGTGCATGTGCTGGGCTTCGAGAGTCCTGAAGCAGAAGTGTGTGCTGGTCTGGACAGCAGCTGTGTGCATAG GCTTCATTTTCACAAGGGTTTCCCGGATCCTCTCGGCTGGACGCGCAGATCGTCTTTCACCGTCGAGCGGTTCACTTCTCAACACATAACTCAGCTCTTCAAAGACACGCAGCGAGCCAAAGCATCAGTGCTTGTTGTTGACTCTCTCTCGATGGTTTTGAGACATCATGACCCTGTTGTCTTCAGCCAGACACTTCAAGAGCTCAGGAAAG GAGGAGTTATTAAAACTATCATCGGCCTCCTGCATTCAGATTTGCATCAGCAAGGCATTGTGGGTATCGTGTGCCACTTGGCCAGCACTGTTATCTCTGTGGCACCTGCAGACAATGAACGCAATTCTGTGGCAAAGACCACAAGACGCACAAAGTCCGGCAAAGTCATGCAAGAG GAAGAGTATTTCAGTGTGTCCGAGGACGCGACTCTTTCAGTGCAGGCCAAACCACGTCAGCCTGGACGTGGACAGAAAGAGCCAGACGTGTGTGAG ACCGATCCCACGTCAAACCTGACGTTCAACCTGCGTCTGTCGGAGGACGAGAGAAGAGCCAAGGAGAAAGTGGCACTGCCCTTTGTGTTCAGTCAACAGAA GAAATCGGCTCTTCTGAGGCCGGCTCCTGGCTCCGGGAGGATCGTGTACGAGCCGGATGCTAGCGACGACTTCGACGAGGAGGATCCAGATGACGATCTTGATGTGTGA
- the LOC113051831 gene encoding ataxin-1-like: MKPVHERNQECLPPKKRDLPVNNNNNNTSTINNNNSSISGGVGGSGSIGSAGGEDAPSSQSSGVSGEGSGEWVRAQQSMHYGVDGGEGLVGLPVDQYSMLYKVALPAGTYSPTSLHPVLSHISPAYTVPSLQHTSVPYSQIGIAQIPHSSLQFVSSPYAAAVPFAVPPGFVPSHMIPPQSAISQPHSVSHLVPYPSVIQEGVGSSQQQASTHAYTKMGVPLVLNSNQTATQAQLGTVGMLPAGELSPRAVYYHPTIRGVQLQRDLHSSSMEQEREVNGGDREHGGRESHQDAVYSARSAQLLQASAPEPQQDKSLKSRRPEGRMSPGQRSTPDTDLEVQQVVGRLASPVHGMSRKEATHVPLNLSQTSQRRGREIQGEVRTLYASNPAESRAQTQQYVQQGHAVILANGQPVLVPLDYHHQQQPQQHFQSNDVAPATYPKAMETASCPPERSVVDLPPQQGQQPSQQPPGTFPQTPTLAPSGPSHFMKGAIIQLATGELKRVEDLQTQDFVRSAEVSGGLKIDSSMVVDIRASQQRRGLVALHFNVGEQQSKVTIDVPPEHPFFVFGQGWSSCSPERTAQLYGLTCHHLQVGDVCVSVTLQQQAASQQKPPQQVQARTPTKVNSTSGAPPQPMGPPAPQHTPRPQSQLKIERIHREKDRDKEEPMQVGGSRQSDVPPRPNRTSADHTRSQSNYCLHTEGQAPPGAAAGASSVGASQRRWSAPGFQRYSIKNEEGGSLASAATSGSSRLSFIPQEIKLSIEGRSNAGK; encoded by the exons ATGAAACCAGTCCATGAGCGCAACCAGGAGTGCCTCCCTCCCAAGAAGCGGGACCTCcctgttaacaacaacaacaacaacacctcTACCATCAACAATAACAACAGTAGCATCAGCGGCGGAGTGGGAGGCAGCGGTAGCATTGGGAGTGCAGGAGGAGAGGATGCCCCATCTTCACAAAGCTCTGGAGTGAGTGGAGAAGGTAGTGGCGAATGGGTGCGAGCCCAGCAGAGCATGCATTATGGGGTGGATGGTGGCGAGGGTCTCGTTGGGCTTCCTGTGGATCAGTATAGCATGCTTTATAAAGTAGCTCTGCCCGCTGGCACATACTCCCCAACCAGTCTGCACCCCGTTCTCAGCCATATATCTCCTGCCTACACCGTTCCCTCCCTCCAGCACACGAGTGTTCCCTACTCTCAAATTGGCATTGCCCAGATCCCTCACTCCTCCTTGCAGTTTGTTAGCTCTCCGTACGCGGCTGCAGTTCCCTTCGCCGTGCCTCCGGGATTTGTTCCCAGCCATATGATACCACCTCAGTCCGCTATATCCCAGCCACACTCCGTTTCCCACCTGGTTCCATATCCATCCGTCATTCAGGAAGGAGTTGGCTCTTCCCAGCAGCAGGCCTCGACCCATGCATACACCAAAATGGGAGTTCCTTTGGTGCTCAATTCTAATCAAACAGCAACACAAGCGCAGCTTGGGACTGTAGGGATGCTGCCTGCCGGGGAGCTCAGCCCGAGAGCTGTGTACTATCACCCCACCATTAGAGGTGTCCAACTTCAAAGAGACCTGCACAGCAGCTCCATGGAGCAGGAGAGGGAGGTGAACGGAGGAGACCGAGAGCACGGAGGCAGGGAGAGCCATCAAGATGCAGTTTATTCAGCCAGAAGCGCACAACTGCTTCAGGCATCTGCACCCGAGCCACAGCAAGACAAGAGCTTGAAAAGCCGCAGGCCGGAGGGCAGAATGTCGCCAGGACAGAGGAGCACACCAGACACTGATCTTGAG GTCCAGCAGGTGGTCGGACGACTTGCCTCTCCTGTCCACGGCATGAGTCGCAAGGAAGCAACACATGTCCCTCTGAACCTGTCTCAAACCTCTCAGAGGAGGGGTCGAGAGATTCAGGGTGAAGTCAGAACACTTTATGCATCAAATCCTGCTGAATCTAGAGCACAAACGCAACAGTACGTTCAACAAGGACATGCCGTTATCTTGGCCAATGGGCAGCCTGTTCTCGTGCCCCTGGACTACCATCACCAACAACAACCGCAGCAGCATTTCCAATCCAATGACGTGGCTCCTGCTACATATCCAAAAGCCATGGAGACAGCATCGTGTCCCCCAGAGCGGTCAGTGGTGGACCTGCCTCCCCAACAGGGGCAGCAGCCCTCCCAGCAGCCTCCTGGTACTTTCCCACAGACTCCTACGCTAGCACCCTCCGGCCCATCTCACTTCATGAAGGGCGCCATCATACAGTTGGCTACCGGAGAGCTCAAGCGTGTAGAAGATCTGCAGACTCAGGACTTTGTGCGGAGTGCAGAAGTAAGCGGGGGGTTGAAGATCGACTCAAGCATGGTGGTGGACATCCGTGCTAGTCAACAGCGGCGTGGGCTAGTGGCGCTGCATTTCAACGTAGGGGAGCAGCAGAGCAAAGTGACTATAGATGTTCCCCCGGAACACCCCTTTTTCGTTTTCGGACAAGGCTGGTCGTCCTGTAGCCCTGAGCGGACTGCCCAACTGTACGGTCTTACCTGCCACCACCTGCAGGTGGGCGACGTTTGCGTGTCCGTGACACTGCAGCAGCAAGCTGCGTCGCAGCAAAAACCTCCACAGCAAGTGCAGGCTCGGACTCCCACCAAAGTCAACTCCACGTCTGGAGCCCCACCTCAACCCATGGGCCCCCCTGCGCCCCAACACACCCCTCGGCCACAAAGCCAATTAAAAATTGAGCGCATCCACAGAGAGAAGGACCGGGACAAGGAGGAGCCCATGCAGGTCGGGGGTTCGCGACAATCCGACGTACCCCCAAGACCAAACAGGACTTCAGCAGATCACACTCGGAGCCAGAGCAACTACTGTTTGCACACTGAGGGTCAAGCTCCACCGGGAGCCGCAGCGGGAGCTTCTTCTGTAGGAGCGTCCCAGAGGCGCTGGTCTGCGCCTGGCTTCCAAAGATACAGCATCAAGAACGAGGAGGGAGGGAGTTTAGCATCAGCTGCCACCTCTGGCTCCTCTCGACTGTCATTTATCCCTCAAGAGATCAAGCTATCCATTGAGGGGCGCTCGAACGCCGGGAAGTAG
- the LOC113051832 gene encoding zinc finger protein 821 isoform X1: MNLTNVAVGCSLLSVGRDLFAELFSALTHLPSDWPKASPHQSDPRRDPALFPPGVGDNMSRRKQTNPFKVNWPFHTTGLCGPQHTFEMDARDDFIEDGECHSNNSQEPEEQDSTSDDGDSDFDKDDSSNASADDSMTSNKSSHGPVLHDDVKEENEEGTDQGSSFVCPLCSLEFNSPDQLIAHVYQHTAVGGSKSYVCPVCGRALSSPGSLGRHLLIHSEDRLSNCAVCGARFTDTNNFNREKLKEFLDTSSIEINSEGEACAMSDSLPRSTMTNPDTSPGPGLTSLPDGLLSSAPPLPSLSDSLSPPNTGLAPFPDLMNPMPVYPAGVLLVCNSCVAYQQLVDAQSPSLRKWAIRRKKEPVEVRMQRLERERTAKKSKRACESPEEREMRRLRDREAKRLQRMQETDEQRARRLQRDREAMRLKRANETPEKRQARLIREREAKRLKRRLEKIDPSLRNQIEHDPAAMAALTADMSLFQFSFPMSVPSMDNGLFMKLP, from the exons ATGAACCTGACCAATGTAGCCGTCGGCTGCTCACTTCTGTCCGTCGGGCGCGATTTGTTTGCGGAATTGTTTTCCGCTTTAACACATTTACCCTCGGATTGGCCGAAAGCATCTCCACACCAGTCGGATCCAAGAAGAGATCCGGCTCTTTTTCCTCCGGGAGTCGGGGATAATATGTCCAGACGCAAACAGACCAACCCTTTCAAAGTGAATT GGCCTTTTCACACGACTGGGTTGTGCGGCCCACAGCACACTTTTGAGATGGATGCTAGAGATGACTTCATCGAGGATGGAGAATGCCATAGCAACAACTCACAGGAACCTGAAGAGCAAGACAGCACAAGCG ACGACGGTGATAGTGATTTTGACAAAGACGACTCCTCAAATGCCTCTGCTGATGACAGCATGACGAGTAATAAGAGCAGCCACGGCCCCGTACTACATGATGACGTCAAGGAG GAAAATGAGGAGGGGACAGACCAGGGGAGCAGTTTTGTATGTCCTCTTTGTTCCCTGGAGTTCAATAGCCCAGATCAGCTCATCGCTCACGTCTACCAG CACACAGCTGTTGGTGGCAGTAAGAGTTATGTCTGTCCTGTTTGCGGAAGAGCTCTTAGTTCTCCAGGCTCTCTTGGTCGACATCTTCTCATCCATTCAGAGGACCGACTGTCCAACTGTGCCGTATGTGGGGCTCGCTTTACAGACACCAACAACTTCAACAG GGAAAAGTTGAAGGAGTTCCTTGACACAAGTAGTATAGAGATCAACAGTGAGGGTGAGGCCTGTGCCATGTCCGATTCTTTACCCAGAAGCACTATGACTAACCCTGACACAAGTCCTGGTCCTGGACTGACCTCATTGCCAGATGGTCTTCTCTCTTCTGCGCCTCCTCTTCCCTCACTCTCTGACAGCCTCAGTCCTCCAAACACAGGACTTGCACCTTTTCCAGACCTCATGAACCCTATGCCCGTGTACCCAGCTGGGGTTTTGTTGGTCTGCAACAGCTGTGTTGCCTACCAGCAGCTTGTGGATGCACAGTCGCCGTCCCTGCGGAAATGGGCAATCCGTAGGAAGAAAGAACCCGTAGAGGTGCGGATGCAGCGGCTTGAACGGGAACGAACGGCCAAGAAGTCCAAACGGGCATGTGAGTCACCAGAGGAGCGGGAGATGCGGCGCTTACGAGACCGTGAGGCAAAGCGGCTGCAAAGGATGCAGGAGACTGACGAACAACGGGCACGTCGTCTGCAGCGAGACCGGGAAGCCATGCGACTCAAGCGGGCCAACGAGACGCCCGAGAAGAGGCAGGCACGGCTTATCCGTGAGAGGGAGGCCAAGAGGCTAAAGCGGCGCTTGGAGAAGATCGACCCATCCCTGAGAAACCAGATCGAGCATGACCCTGCTGCGATGGCTGCTCTCACTGCAGATATGAGTCTATTCCAGTTTTCTTTTCCCATGTCCGTCCCTTCCATGGACAATGGACTGTTTATGAAGCTTCCCTAA
- the LOC113051832 gene encoding zinc finger protein 821 isoform X2, with protein sequence MDARDDFIEDGECHSNNSQEPEEQDSTSDDGDSDFDKDDSSNASADDSMTSNKSSHGPVLHDDVKEENEEGTDQGSSFVCPLCSLEFNSPDQLIAHVYQHTAVGGSKSYVCPVCGRALSSPGSLGRHLLIHSEDRLSNCAVCGARFTDTNNFNREKLKEFLDTSSIEINSEGEACAMSDSLPRSTMTNPDTSPGPGLTSLPDGLLSSAPPLPSLSDSLSPPNTGLAPFPDLMNPMPVYPAGVLLVCNSCVAYQQLVDAQSPSLRKWAIRRKKEPVEVRMQRLERERTAKKSKRACESPEEREMRRLRDREAKRLQRMQETDEQRARRLQRDREAMRLKRANETPEKRQARLIREREAKRLKRRLEKIDPSLRNQIEHDPAAMAALTADMSLFQFSFPMSVPSMDNGLFMKLP encoded by the exons ATGGATGCTAGAGATGACTTCATCGAGGATGGAGAATGCCATAGCAACAACTCACAGGAACCTGAAGAGCAAGACAGCACAAGCG ACGACGGTGATAGTGATTTTGACAAAGACGACTCCTCAAATGCCTCTGCTGATGACAGCATGACGAGTAATAAGAGCAGCCACGGCCCCGTACTACATGATGACGTCAAGGAG GAAAATGAGGAGGGGACAGACCAGGGGAGCAGTTTTGTATGTCCTCTTTGTTCCCTGGAGTTCAATAGCCCAGATCAGCTCATCGCTCACGTCTACCAG CACACAGCTGTTGGTGGCAGTAAGAGTTATGTCTGTCCTGTTTGCGGAAGAGCTCTTAGTTCTCCAGGCTCTCTTGGTCGACATCTTCTCATCCATTCAGAGGACCGACTGTCCAACTGTGCCGTATGTGGGGCTCGCTTTACAGACACCAACAACTTCAACAG GGAAAAGTTGAAGGAGTTCCTTGACACAAGTAGTATAGAGATCAACAGTGAGGGTGAGGCCTGTGCCATGTCCGATTCTTTACCCAGAAGCACTATGACTAACCCTGACACAAGTCCTGGTCCTGGACTGACCTCATTGCCAGATGGTCTTCTCTCTTCTGCGCCTCCTCTTCCCTCACTCTCTGACAGCCTCAGTCCTCCAAACACAGGACTTGCACCTTTTCCAGACCTCATGAACCCTATGCCCGTGTACCCAGCTGGGGTTTTGTTGGTCTGCAACAGCTGTGTTGCCTACCAGCAGCTTGTGGATGCACAGTCGCCGTCCCTGCGGAAATGGGCAATCCGTAGGAAGAAAGAACCCGTAGAGGTGCGGATGCAGCGGCTTGAACGGGAACGAACGGCCAAGAAGTCCAAACGGGCATGTGAGTCACCAGAGGAGCGGGAGATGCGGCGCTTACGAGACCGTGAGGCAAAGCGGCTGCAAAGGATGCAGGAGACTGACGAACAACGGGCACGTCGTCTGCAGCGAGACCGGGAAGCCATGCGACTCAAGCGGGCCAACGAGACGCCCGAGAAGAGGCAGGCACGGCTTATCCGTGAGAGGGAGGCCAAGAGGCTAAAGCGGCGCTTGGAGAAGATCGACCCATCCCTGAGAAACCAGATCGAGCATGACCCTGCTGCGATGGCTGCTCTCACTGCAGATATGAGTCTATTCCAGTTTTCTTTTCCCATGTCCGTCCCTTCCATGGACAATGGACTGTTTATGAAGCTTCCCTAA